The DNA segment AGCAGATGCGACTTATCATCATAAAGGCAGGTCGAGGAAGGCGATGAGGCGCGCACATCCCAGAGACGAGCGCATCCTCCACGATCGCAGCTGACAATTTGATCTGAGCTTGTTGCAGATGTTGCTAAGCCTGTTAATTTATTAGTGTGGGCTGAACGTGCCCGATATGTGCTGCATAGGTCAGCTCCAGATAGATCCCACACCTGAACATCAAAATATAACTTACATAAATTACTTGCCACAGTTTCTCTGCAAGTTGACTTACATTAAGTATGTTTTCCAGACAGCTAGACACGGCTTTCTGTGGCTCCGATTTGAAGACGCAGAGCTGATTGATGGGTGCTTTGTGCGCCGTTTCTTCGCCAATGAGGAACAGACAATAGGGCGACTGAGCATTGCGCACTTTTGAATAAGTTGACCACGCTTGCAATCGTGCATCGCCCAACGCCACAAGCAATACATTATTATCTGCATAGCGTAAGATGTTGACGGTATGCTCGCATTGCAACTTGTAGTCAGCATTGTCGACAGTCATGCGGTCCGTCTTCTTGTAACCAAAGAACATGCCCCACCATTGGCTCCCATCGCGGTGGTTGGTGGCTAAGGCAAAATGCTGCTGTTTATTCATCGAAATGCTGTCGAAGCAATCATGGAGGCGTGGGGACAGATTCTCGAGGCGCGCACTCATATCAGTCGCATTAAGATTGGGATAGTCTACATTGTCGGCCAATTCTTTTGCCGGCGGCGGCTGATGAGACGCGGGCGTGCAATAAGTTACCGATGATTTTTGTggaaacatttcaaattggtTGCAATAATTGTTGTCAACACAACAGAAAGAATTGCTGTTTTACCGAGTGGCTACCGGCTAGAGACGGAGTATAGTCGATTGCACCACCGATGTATCGATGTGTTTGAGCATTTTCTAAACATCGATaaattatatcatttttaaaaaacaaataatacaaatattaattatgtatgaaacaagaatatataatttattataatttcaaatggaTTAATCCCTTTTTAGCTTTGCTTACAATAAACTAATGCTTACaactaactaaatataaatgggaaaattgaaaaaattatttaatattcgcGTATTCTATTGGAAAACTCCAATAAAcatgaaatttacaatttaaaatttaagttacTGTCAAAAACACGAGTCGAACGTTTCTCAGCTTCTATGTACATTTCACTCTCTTCCAATTTAAcggttttagttttttttttttaatttaacagttTGAGATTCTGTGCATATAACAGAATTTTTGTCATGGCTGTAGAATAAGTAATCAGCTGTTTTAAgtatacattttcaaatgatAAACCCCGTTATAACTTTCAGATACGaacaattgtaattaattttacttt comes from the Drosophila sulfurigaster albostrigata strain 15112-1811.04 chromosome 2L, ASM2355843v2, whole genome shotgun sequence genome and includes:
- the LOC133834932 gene encoding protein valois — translated: MFPQKSSVTYCTPASHQPPPAKELADNVDYPNLNATDMSARLENLSPRLHDCFDSISMNKQQHFALATNHRDGSQWWGMFFGYKKTDRMTVDNADYKLQCEHTVNILRYADNNVLLVALGDARLQAWSTYSKVRNAQSPYCLFLIGEETAHKAPINQLCVFKSEPQKAVSSCLENILNVWDLSGADLCSTYRARSAHTNKLTGLATSATSSDQIVSCDRGGCARLWDVRASSPSSTCLYDDKSHLLSFTCAAWAAPSELQGNNFIYLGDYDGNVHTLDIRVPGKLQQTDSYFEAGHVSHLVVNGDHLAVMSNLPASVKIAKVNKGHEIIYTNENTHNRLTDAVWSNENTLLTIGHGRKLATHKI